In the Salinirubrum litoreum genome, one interval contains:
- a CDS encoding ArsR family transcriptional regulator: protein MSDGGERTRNDRGQYADRIPPEAVLEVFEARDDWGRPLTASDVLEELDCSRRTAHNKLNELVDRGDLRTRKVGARSRVWWRQIDPADVRTEAATDEEERPPEVAAAIGEADLPGSGPRLDARREALSAAYEYLTDHPEAKKADFLRDVYAEHPAGYESAEAWWNAIQPALKELPGVDPPDERGHLWHFLGG from the coding sequence ATGAGCGACGGTGGCGAGCGGACACGGAACGACCGCGGGCAGTACGCCGACCGCATCCCGCCCGAGGCCGTCTTGGAGGTGTTCGAGGCACGCGACGACTGGGGGCGTCCGCTCACCGCGAGCGACGTCTTGGAGGAACTCGACTGCTCCCGCCGGACCGCCCACAACAAACTGAACGAACTCGTGGACCGTGGCGACCTGCGGACGCGGAAGGTCGGCGCGCGAAGCCGCGTCTGGTGGCGACAGATCGACCCTGCCGACGTGCGGACAGAGGCGGCGACAGACGAGGAGGAGCGACCCCCGGAGGTGGCCGCAGCGATCGGCGAGGCCGACCTCCCCGGGAGCGGCCCGCGACTCGACGCCCGGCGCGAGGCGCTCTCGGCCGCCTACGAGTATCTCACCGACCACCCGGAGGCGAAGAAGGCCGACTTCCTGCGGGACGTCTACGCCGAGCATCCGGCCGGGTACGAGTCGGCCGAGGCGTGGTGGAACGCCATCCAGCCTGCGCTGAAGGAACTGCCGGGCGTCGACCCGCCGGACGAACGCGGTCACCTCTGGCACTTCCTCGGCGGGTAG